The Anaeromyxobacter sp. Fw109-5 genomic interval GCCCCAGGTGAACTGGCCGGGCGGGCGACGTTGGCTTTCGGTGCGGGGCTCGCGTAGGCTGCGCCCGCCCATGGGTCGCCTCCTCCTGCTGACCGCCGCCGTCCTCTCCGGCGCCGTGGCGTGCTCCGAGGCGGGGCCCTGCCCGATGCCGCTCGAGGTGTGCGACGGAGCGTGCATCGACCTCGAGTCCGATCCGCGCCACTGCGGCGGCTGCGGCCGGGCGTGCGGCGCCGGCCGGATCTGCGCCGGAGGCGAGTGCGGCGACGGCACGGCGGCGGGGTGCGCGACGCGGAGCGGCGGCGCGTTCGTCACGCTGGAGGCGTGCGAGCAGACGGTGAAGCTCTGGGTCACGAACGAGGTGTTCGTGACGCACGCGGACACCCTCCTGCACGGGGCGACGCTCGAGGGTCGACCGGTCCTCGCGCTCCAGGCCGGGACGGAGTGCGACGCTCAGTGGACGTGGCACGTGGACGCGGCCACCGCGACCTTCGCGGCCTCGGCGCCGGTGGGGACCTGCGACGTGTGCCCGGGAGCCGTCGAGCTGGCGCTGTCCTACTACGTGAACGACGTGGGGCTGTGGTGCCCTGCCGCGGCGACGGTGGTCTCGGTCGACCGCAGGTGAACGCCCCGAACCGGGCTGACGGCGCGCGCGAAACTTGCTTTGTCGCGACCGCCCGGGCGCGCTAGCTTCCCGGCATGAAGACGATCCGCCTCGCCGCCCCCGTGGCCGCGCTCGCGCTCTCCGCCGGCTGCGGCTTCCAGTCCATCCCCCAGGCCGAGAACGCCGTCGGCGCCGCCTGGGCCGAGGTGGAGAACCAGTACCAGCGCCGCGCCGACCTCGTCCCGAACCTCGTCGAGACGGTGAAGGGGTACGCGGCCCACGAGCGCGAGACCCTCGAGGCGGTGATCAACGCGCGCGCCCAGGCGACGCAGGTGAAGCTCAGCGTCGACCAGCTCACCCCCGAGAACCTGAAGCGGTTCGAGCAGGCCCAGGGCGCGCTGCAGAGCGCGCTCGGCCGGCTCCTCGCGGTCGCCGAGAACTACCCGAACCTGAAGGCCAACGAGAACTTCCGCGACCTCCAGGCGCAGCTCGAAGGGACCGAGAACCGGATCGCGATCGCCCGCCGCCGGTACATCGAGCAGGTGCAGCAGTTCAACAACCTGGTGACCGTCCCGCCCACGAGCTGGACGAACGCGATCATGTACAAGAAGCAGCCGAAGGCGCAGTTCACCGCGACGACGGCGGGCGCCGACAAGGCGCCCTCGGTGAAGTTCTAAGCGGGCCCGCGTGCGCGCCGTCGCTCTCGCCGCGCTCCTCGCGGTCGTGGCCGCCCCCTCGGCGGCGCGGCCGGAGGTCGCCATCCCGCCGCTGACCGGGCCGGTGGTGGACGCCGCCGGCCTGCTGGGCCGGGAGGACGTCCGCCGCCTCGAGGCCCTCGCCCGCGCGGCCCGCGCCCGCGAGGGGGGGGCGGGCGTGCAGCTCCAGTACCTCGTCGTCCCCGCGCTCGAGGGCGAGCCGATCGAGGACTACTCGATCCGTGTCGCCGAGGCGTGGAAGATCGGCACGCGCGGGAAGGACAACGGCGTGCTCGTCACCGTCGCGGTGGAGGATCGCGCCGTGCGGATCGAGGTGGGCGGCGGGCTGGAGGGCGGGCTCACCGACCTGCAGTCCTCGCGCATCATCCGCGGCACCATCGTCCCCGCCTTCCGCGCCCAGCGCTACGGGCAGGGCCTGTACGACGCCGGCGTGCAGATCCTGGGGGCCCTCGGCGCGCTGCCGTCGGGCCTCCAGCCGGCGCGAACCCCTCGGCCCCAGGTGCGCCTGTCGTCGCTCGCGATCCTGGCGCTCTTCATCCTGATGTTCGTCGGGCGCGCCCTCACCGGCTTCGGTCCTCGCCGGCGGCGCCACCTGTGGTGGGGCGGCGGGCCGTGGATCGGCGGCGGCGGGTGGGGAGGAGGAGGCGGCGGCGGGTTCGGCGGTGGGGGAGGGTGGTCGGGCGGCGGCGGCGGGTTCTCGGGCGGCGGCGCCTCGGGGCGCTGGTAGGAGGGGCCGTGGGGATCGAGCGGCACTTCGGAGAGGACGTCCGGACCCGGATCGCGGAGGCCGTCCGCCGCGCCGAGTCGCTCTCGCGCGGCCAGATCGTCCCGGTGGTCGTCGAGAAGAGCGATCCGTACCCCGAGGCCCGCTACCGCGGCGCGCTGCTCCTCGCGGCGCTCGCGACCGCGATCGTCCTCGCGTTCCACCTGCCGCTCACGGTCGCCGAGCTCCCGCTCGTGCAGCTCGGCGCGGGGCTCGCGGGCGCGCTGCTCGCTGGGTGGGATCCGGTGGAGCGGCGGCTCACCGGGGCGCGCGCGATGGACGAGGCCGTCCGCGCGCGCGCGACGCGTGCCTTCCACGAGCACGGGCTCCACCGGACGGCGGAGGGCACCGGGATCCTCGTGTTCGCGTCGCTCTTCGAGCACGAGGCGGTGGTGCTCGGGGATCGCGGCATCCACGAGAAGATGGGCGCCGACTGGGACAAGGCGGTCGCGGCGCTCGTGGCGGGGATGCGAGCGGACGATCCCGGGAGCGGGTTCGTGGACGCCGTGGCGCTCTGCGGCGCGCGCCTCGCCGAGCACTTCCCGCGCGATCCCTCGCTGCACCCGTCCCGCAACGAGCTCGAGGACGCGATCCGCACGTCGCGGACGTGACGACCACGCCCGACGCCGCCCGGCGCGTCCTAGTCCTCCTCCTGGCGCCCGAAGAGGAGCTGCACGAACGGCTTGTCGGCGGGCGGGGTGAAGACGTAGACGTGATCGCCGGGCTCGAGCACCGTGCGGCCGCGCGCGGCGAGGAGCTCTCGGCCGCGGACGACCAGCATCACGGACGAGCCCTCCGGGATGGTGAGCTCCGAGATGCGCGAGCCGGCCACGGCGCTCGCGGGCTCCACGTAGAACGAGATCACCTCGCCCGCGAGGCGCTGCGTCGTGTTGATCTCCAGCACCGCGCGCGGCGGCGGCGCGGCCTGGACCTCGAGCCCGA includes:
- a CDS encoding TPM domain-containing protein; amino-acid sequence: MGIERHFGEDVRTRIAEAVRRAESLSRGQIVPVVVEKSDPYPEARYRGALLLAALATAIVLAFHLPLTVAELPLVQLGAGLAGALLAGWDPVERRLTGARAMDEAVRARATRAFHEHGLHRTAEGTGILVFASLFEHEAVVLGDRGIHEKMGADWDKAVAALVAGMRADDPGSGFVDAVALCGARLAEHFPRDPSLHPSRNELEDAIRTSRT
- a CDS encoding LemA family protein, yielding MKTIRLAAPVAALALSAGCGFQSIPQAENAVGAAWAEVENQYQRRADLVPNLVETVKGYAAHERETLEAVINARAQATQVKLSVDQLTPENLKRFEQAQGALQSALGRLLAVAENYPNLKANENFRDLQAQLEGTENRIAIARRRYIEQVQQFNNLVTVPPTSWTNAIMYKKQPKAQFTATTAGADKAPSVKF
- a CDS encoding YgcG family protein encodes the protein MRAVALAALLAVVAAPSAARPEVAIPPLTGPVVDAAGLLGREDVRRLEALARAARAREGGAGVQLQYLVVPALEGEPIEDYSIRVAEAWKIGTRGKDNGVLVTVAVEDRAVRIEVGGGLEGGLTDLQSSRIIRGTIVPAFRAQRYGQGLYDAGVQILGALGALPSGLQPARTPRPQVRLSSLAILALFILMFVGRALTGFGPRRRRHLWWGGGPWIGGGGWGGGGGGGFGGGGGWSGGGGGFSGGGASGRW